The nucleotide sequence GTATTTGAGACCATTCGTGTAATATCAGGAAAAATAATGTTTTGGGAAGATCATTATTTTAGACTTATGGCTTCTATGAGAATCATGAGAATGGAAATTCCTTCAAATTTTTCTCCGGAATTTTTAGAATCTGAGATTTTAGCGTTGGTTAAGGCTAATGATCTGGAGACTTCACCTGCTCGCGTAAAGTTTACAGTTTGTAGAATGGAAGGTGGATATTATAGCCCAACAACCTTAGAAGTAGATTATTTAATCCAAGCATCACAACTGCCCAATTCTTTTTATCTATTAAATCAGGATCCATATGAAATTGAACTTTTCAAGGATCATTACATCACAAGCGGACTTTTATCTACAATCAAGTCTAATAACAGAGCTGTAAACGTTCTAGGAAGTATCTACGCTAAAGAAAACAGTTATAACAACTGCTTGCTGCTAAATGAGAAAAAATCTATTGTAGAAGCTTTAAATGGGAATATATTTCTAATTAAAGATAATAAAATCAAAACGCCTCCTCTTACTGAAGGTGCTTTAAACGGTATAGTGAGAAAACAGCTTTTATCCATTATTAAAACTCTTCCAGAACTGGAAATTGAAGAAGCTGCTATTTCACCTTTTGAACTGCAAAAAGCAGATGAGCTTTTTATTACTAACGTTATTGTTGGAATCCAGCCAATAACAAAATATAGAAAGAAAGAATTTAAGATCGAGGTAACAAAAGAAATACTTTCTAAACTTAACGTAAAAGCTAGATTAGGTTAAAAGATCTTAGTTATAACTTGGATTTTCTGGTGCATTGGACCAAAGCATATAATTTCCACCAAGTTCTATCATCTTATCTTTCCAGAAAGATCTATAGGGTCTTTCTATAATATCTTTAGCGTCTTGGTGAGCGGTGATTATCCAAGAATTAGAATTTAATTCTTCCTGTAATTGTTCCGCATCCCAACCTGAATATCCTAAGAAAAAACGGATCTGTTTTTCTGTTATCAGACCTTTAGAAATTAATTCTTTTACCGCATCAAAATTTCCTCCCCAATAGATGCCATTTGCTATTTCTATACTGTCGGGAATTAGGTCTGGAATTTTATGAATAAAATATAAATTATCCTGTTCTACAGGCCCGCCATTATATATTTTAAAGCTCTTGGTAAGGTCTGGAATTAGTTCCTGAAGGGTAAAATCTAAGACTTTATTTAAAATAAAGCCTATAGATCCATTTTCTGAATGTTCTGCTAGAAGTACTACAGACCTATTAAATGAGACATCTCCAATTATTGAAGGTTCTGCAACTAATAGCAATCCCTTAGTTGGTTTTAAAGCTATCATAAGCCTATCTTTTGTTTAAAGCTAAAGATTTATTTAACAAATTCAAATTTTAACTAATTTTTTTTCCAAAAAAAAACTCTCCCGGAGGAGAGTTGTACTTTATAATTGTGGTAAATTCTTAGTTTACAGCTTTTTGTAAATCTGCTCCGGCTTTAAATTTAACTACATTCTTAGCAGCAATTTTAATAGTATTTCCGGTTTGTGGGTTTCTTCCTTCACGTGCAGCTCTTTTAGATACTGACCAAGATCCGAATCCTACTAAAGATACCCGATCACCTTTTTTAAGAGACTTTTCAACGTTCTCTAAAAATGATTCTAATGCTTTTTTTGCGGCAGCTTTCGAAATTCCTGCATTCTCAGCCA is from Gillisia sp. Hel1_33_143 and encodes:
- a CDS encoding aminotransferase class IV — protein: MMNFNGSLVEKEQATISPNNRGLAYGDSVFETIRVISGKIMFWEDHYFRLMASMRIMRMEIPSNFSPEFLESEILALVKANDLETSPARVKFTVCRMEGGYYSPTTLEVDYLIQASQLPNSFYLLNQDPYEIELFKDHYITSGLLSTIKSNNRAVNVLGSIYAKENSYNNCLLLNEKKSIVEALNGNIFLIKDNKIKTPPLTEGALNGIVRKQLLSIIKTLPELEIEEAAISPFELQKADELFITNVIVGIQPITKYRKKEFKIEVTKEILSKLNVKARLG
- a CDS encoding YqgE/AlgH family protein yields the protein MIALKPTKGLLLVAEPSIIGDVSFNRSVVLLAEHSENGSIGFILNKVLDFTLQELIPDLTKSFKIYNGGPVEQDNLYFIHKIPDLIPDSIEIANGIYWGGNFDAVKELISKGLITEKQIRFFLGYSGWDAEQLQEELNSNSWIITAHQDAKDIIERPYRSFWKDKMIELGGNYMLWSNAPENPSYN
- a CDS encoding HU family DNA-binding protein translates to MNKTDLIDAMAENAGISKAAAKKALESFLENVEKSLKKGDRVSLVGFGSWSVSKRAAREGRNPQTGNTIKIAAKNVVKFKAGADLQKAVN